In Aspergillus flavus chromosome 3, complete sequence, one genomic interval encodes:
- a CDS encoding DNA polymerase delta subunit 2 has product MASGSAENQFLRPPSDEEYAPVYRSSSSYNPLHTFQLPSGQERHYQQQYGDMYFLRLAKLKPAVEEIAVETWEGFSIAGEHARRVERVLDVRQGELCWVAGTIYMDLPLKPNILDDLTKENFTLAPPPRPTYLDPAHPELTQIMLEDESGRLRLTGNMLRSIQLATGAIVAVLGTENSNGDFEVIDVKVPDLPRQPRRWERDEKQSSQKGTGKSKIAFVSGLGITGTSGDTLSLELLTDYLLGYTGSQSPANDESAPPDASAITRLVIAGNSLGASMTTDPNENAASSKKKSGPKKYGYDASAYNASPITQFDNFLAEILPSIPVTLMAGASDPANFSLPQQGIHRAMFPRSRAYCSGPTSAGETPEPGWFDSVTNPWEGDIEGWRLWGSSGQNVDDVLRYLDFANSSGTVGADGDAEARVKIMEAMLRWRCGVPTAPDTIWSYPFQTHDPFVMEACPHIFFAGNQPQFKTAVIEGDAPLKLNGTDTEMTGTNDNISGPRVRLLSIPTFKETGELVLVDAETLEVEVVKFGTYAGQQEKQ; this is encoded by the exons ATGGCGTCCGGCAGTGCAGAAAACCAATTTCTGCGCCCTCCAAG CGACGAAGAATATGCACCTGTCTATCGCTCCTCCTCCAGCTATAACCCTCTTCACACCTTTCAATTACCTTCTGGCCAGGAAAGGCACTATCAACAACAATATGGTGATATGTACTTCTTGCGACTTGCCAAGTTAAAACCGGCAGTGGAGGAAATTGCGGTAGAGACATGGGAAGGGTTCAGT ATTGCTGGAGAGCATGCTCGTCGCGTGGAAAGAGTGCTCGATGTAAGACAAGGAGAGCTTTGCTGGGTTGCGGGCACAATCTACATGGACTTGCCATTGAAGCCCAATATTTTGGATGACCTGACGAAAGAG AACTTTACATTAGCCCCTCCCCCTCGCCCAACTTATCTTGATCCTGCCCACCCCGAATTGACACAAATCATGCTGGAAGACGAGTCCGGTCGCCTGCGATTGACCGGGAACATGCTCAGATCTATCCAGTTGGCCACAGGAGCTATAGTTGCCGTGCTAGGGACTGAGAACTCGAATGGAGATTTTGAGGTTATCGATGTAAAGGTTCCTGACCTGCCCCGTCAACCCCGTCGGTGGGAGAGGGATGAAAAGCAGTCTTCTCAGAAAGGAACAGGCAAAAGCAAGATTGCTTTTGTCAGCGGTCTTGGGATTACGGGAACTTCGGGCGATACACTATCTCTGGAGCTCTTAACAGACTATCTGCTTGGCTATACAGGTTCTCAATCACCAGCAAATGATGAGAGCGCACCCCCGGATGCTTCTGCAATCACGAGACTTGTGATTGCGGGAAATTCTCTTGGTGCGAGTATGACTACTGACCCTAACGAAAatgcagcttcttcaaagaagaaaagtggaCCAAAGAAATATGGTTATGATGCATCTGCGTACAATGCTTCTCCAATTACCCAATTCGATAACTTCCTCGCCGAGATTCTACCCAGTATACCCGTTACCCTTATGGCAGGCGCAAGCGACCCAGCCAATTTCTCACTGCCTCAACAAGGTATCCACCGAGCTATGTTTCCGCGATCTAGGGCATATTGCTCCGGACCTACATCTGCTGGAGAAACCCCAGAGCCAGGATGGTTCGATAGCGTCACGAATCCATGGGAAGGTGACATAGAGGGATGGCGTCTGTGGGGTTCGAGCGGCCAAAATGTCGACGATGTCCTTCGTTATCTAGATTTTGCGAATTCGAGTGGTACTGTTGGTGCTGATGGAGATGCCGAGGCCAGGGTCAAGATCATGGAGGCCATGTTGCGTTGGAGGTGTGGCGTTCCCACCGCACCTGACACGATCT GGTCCTATCCATTCCAAACGCACGATCCTTTCGTGATGGAGGCGTGTCCGCATATCTTCTTCGCTGGTAACCAGCCACAATTCAAGACCGCGGTAATAGAAGGGGACGCTCCCTTGAAGCTGAATGGAACCGACACGGAAATGACCGGTACAAATGATAACATATCGGGCCCACGAGTCCGTCTGTTATCCATTCCTACGTTCAAGGAAACCGGCGAGCTGGTACTGGTTGATGCCGAGACACTGGAGGTAGAAGTTGTCAAATTCGGTACATACGCCGGGCAGCAGGAAAAGCAATGA
- a CDS encoding GNAT domain-containing protein, translating to MLLNAKTAISTPTVLLVPYSKWHVPRYHEWMKDEEIQEATASEPLSLEEEYAMQQSWRQDPDKLTFIVCQPSPTGTGGSPLRDEDDSSERMIGDVNLFLRVDDGEEGNSEPQIIGEIELMIAEKSNQRKGFGKATLLSFLRYIADHEVEILEEFVRGDQVAAKALREAGVSGGRFSCLSVKIGQGNGRSLGLFEGAGFRKVSEEANYFGEFELRRMDLSRDTVDQGLKRAGVEGYVELEYHRCQ from the exons ATGTTGTTAAATGCCAAAACTG CTATTTCAACACCTACGGTACTCCTGGTGCCTTACTCCAAATGGCACGTTCCCCGCTACCACGAATGGATGAAAGATGAG GAAATCCAAGAAGCAACAGCCTCAGAACCACTCTCTCTAGAAGAGGAATACGCCATGCAACAAAGCTGGCGCCAAGACCCAGACAAGCTAACCTTCATCGTGTGCCAGCCCTCCCCCACAGGAACGGGAGGCTCCCCACTCcgcgatgaagatgacagcTCCGAACGGATGATCGGGGACGtgaatctcttcctccgcgtCGACGACGGCGAAGAAGGGAACTCCGAGCCCCAGATCATCGGCGAGATCGAGCTCATGATCGCCGAGAAGAGCAATCAGCGGAAAGGGTTCGGGAAGGCCACGCTGctctcttttcttcgatACATTGCTGATCATGAAGTGGAGATTCTGGAGGAGTTTGTGAGAGGGGATCAGGTTGCTGCCAAGGCTCTAAGGGAAGCTGGCGTTAGTGGGGGGAGGTTCTCGTGTCTTAGTGTTAAGATTGGGCAGGGGAATGGGCGCAGTCTGGGCTTGTTTGAGGGCGCGGGGTTTCGGAAGGTGTCGGAGGAGGCGAACTATTTTGGGGAGTTTGAGCTCAGAAGGATGGATTTGAGTCGGGATACTGTGGATCAGGGTCTGAAGAGGGCGGGGGTTGAGGGATATGTTGAGTTGGAGTATCATCGGTGTCAGTAG
- a CDS encoding glycoside hydrolase, with product MAMSKIVSLTGLLASASLVAGHGYVSGVVIDGQYYGGYLVDKYAYSDNAPDTIGWTTSATDLGFVDGTGYQSPDIICHKDGAPGALTAEVAAGGKIELQWTEWPESHHGPVLNYLAPCGGECSAVDKTTLEFFKIEAKGLIDGTTPPGQWATDDLISNNNSYTVTIPTSIQEGNYVLRHEIIGLHSAGQKDGAQNYPQCINIKVTGGGDATPAGTAGEALYKDTDAGILFDIYSDLSGGYPIPGPEVFSA from the exons ATGGCTATGTCCAAGATCGTGTCGCTTACTGGCCTCCTGGCCTCTGCCTCTCTCGTCGCCGGCCACGGTTATGTGTCTGGAGTCGTCATTGATGGTCAATA CTATGGTGGATACCTTGTTGACAAGTACGCCTACTCGGACAATGCCCCAGATACCATTGGCTGGACCACCTCTGCCACCGACCTTGGATTCGTGGACGGCACTGGATACCAGTCCCCCGATATCATCTGTCACAAGGACGGAGCGCCAGGTGCTTTGACTGCTGAAGTTGCTGCTGGTGGCAAAATTGAACTGCAGTGGACTGAGTGGCCTGAAAGTCACCACGGCCCTGTCCTCAATTACCTCGCACCCTGCGGCGGCGAGTGCTCCGCGGTGGACAAGACAACTTTAgagttcttcaagatcgaggCCAAGGGCCTGATTGACGGCACCACCCCCCCGGGTCAGTGGGCTACCGATGACTTGatcagcaacaacaacagctACACTGTGACCATCCCGACATCCATCCAAGAGGGCAACTATGTTCTCCGCCACGAGATCATCGGCCTTCACTCTGCCGGTCAGAAGGATGGTGCTCAGAACTACCCCCAGTGCATCAATATCAAGGTCACTGGCGGCGGAGACGCCACGCCGGCAGGTACCGCCGGCGAGGCCCTTTACAAGGACACTGACGCTGGTATTCTGTTCGACATCTACAGTGACCTCAGCGGCGGCTACCCCATCCCTGGCCCTGAGGTTTTCAGCGCTTAA
- a CDS encoding 60S ribosomal protein eL38, whose translation MPREISDIKQFIEICRRKDASSARIKRNRKTQQVKFKVRCQRFVYTLALKDSDKADKLKQSLPPALKVVDVSKGEKKKAL comes from the exons ATGCCTCGTGAAATCTCCGACATCAAGCAGTTCATTGAGATCTGCCGCCGCAAGGATGCCTCCT CTGCCCGCATCAAGCGCAACCGCAAGACCCAGCAGGTCAAGTTCAAGGTCCGCTGCCAGCGCTTCGTCTACACCCTTGCCCTGAAGGACTCCGACAAGGCCGACAAGCTCAAGCAGAGCTTGCCCCCAG CCCTCAAGGTCGTTGATGTCTCCAAgggcgagaagaagaaggctctgTAA
- a CDS encoding putative nuclear transport factor 2 domain protein (unnamed protein product), with the protein MAPTTEDALTKVSTDAATEFVQSFYPALQSNRGTISSFYNQTISMILFNGNVVADGKAVQEIFVNQMPPAHYEVQSFDCQIINPAYPTPTATGLKAPNETTLRDKSILVLVSGYVRFGESRDLPQRGFSETFVLVPNPSADGPKGKRKREWLIESQTFRLVV; encoded by the exons ATGGCCCCCACAACTGAAGATGCGCTCACTAAAGTGTCTACGGATG CGGCCACGGAATTTGTCCAGTCATTCTACCCCGCCTTGCAGTCCAACCGCGGTACGATATCATCTTTTTACAACCAAACGATCTCAATGATTCTATTCAACGGTAATGTTGTCGCCGATGGCAAAGCGGTTCAGGAAATCTTTGTCAATCAGATGCCGCCGGCTCATTACGAGGTGCAGTCGTTTGATTGCCAAATCATCAACCCAGCGTATCCCACGCCTACAGCAACTGGGCTCAAAGCTCCGAATGAAACTACTCTCAGAGACAAATCGATTCTGGTGCTGGTCAGTGGTTACGTGCGATTTGGAGAATCTCGCGATCTTCCGCAGCGCGGGTTCAGCGAAACTTTCGTGCTAGTGCCGAACCCTTCCGCCGATGGCCCCAAGGGCAAACGCAAACGAGAATGGCTTATTGAATCTCAGACATTTCGGCTGGTTGTTTGA
- a CDS encoding methionyl-tRNA synthetase: MALPRARFRALSWANQFLAYKRPTWQCTACRTLRPTPIIAPRRFATAPSGEHKKPYYVTTPIFYVNAAPHVGHLYTMIIADILKRWRTLCGETDAQLLTGTDEHGMKIQQAALAAEMDTQAFCDMNYKTFEDLAKAANMDYNYFIRTTEAAHKKSVQYFWEMLDHRGYIYTSKHEGWYSVSDETFYPPSQVHNSLDPTTGRKRMVSAETGKEVEWSSETNYHFRLSAFQERLLDLYKTGFITPSNYTTEIVKSVSSGLQDLSISRPVERLTWGIPVPGDDTQTIYVWLDALVNYLTKAGYPFPPGQEGGLGWPADVHVVGKDIVRFHCVYWPAFLMALDLPLPRNVLVHGHWTINHEKMSKSTGNVVNPFFSLDRFGVDTMRFFLAYQGGLAGDADYDNSYIIRDYKKLLQSGIGNLVLRTIGSSKGKLHSYIVSGTSGELPAANEQDLQFEQLLRETPVKVGEQMESLNPRAALQNIMVLIEQGNKYIHLSEPWKDAIKAQRVLFNVAESLRIAGILLQPFMPTKSKELLDVLRVDSTRPSKRAFSAAVFGSDAEYGEGIKKTVLFPPLIVEQ; encoded by the exons ATGGCTCTTCCCAGAGCACGGTTTCGTGCCCTTTCATGGGCCAACCAGTTCCTGGCATATAAACGTCCAACTTGGCAATGTACTGCTTGCAGAACCCTTCGCCCGACTCCAATTATTGCTCCGCGCAGATTCGCGACAGCACCTTCGGGAGAGCACAAGAAACCCTACTATGTGACAACACCTATTTTCTATGTGAATGCCG CCCCTCATGTCGGTCATCTCTACACTATGATAATTGCCGACATCCTAAAGCGATGGCGAACACTCTGCGGAGAAACAGACGCTCAACTATTGACCGGTACCGATGAACATGGCATGAAG ATCCAGCAAGCCGCCCTAGCCGCAGAAATGGATACTCAGGCCTTCTGCGATATGAACTACAAAACCTTCGAG GATCTAGCCAAGGCGGCAAATATGGATTACAATTACTTCATCCGGACGACAGAGGCGGCGCACAAGAAGTCCGTACAGTATTTCTGG GAAATGTTGGATCACAGAGGCTATATCTACACCTCTAAGCACGAAGGTTGGTATTCCGTTAGCGATGAAACATTCTATCCTCCGTCGCAGGTACATAACTCGCTGGATCCTACCActggaagaaagagaatg GTTTCGGCCGAgacagggaaagaagtaGAATGGTCCTCTGAGACAAACTATCACTTCCGCCTGTCTGCTTTCCAAGAGCGTCTGCTGGATCTATACAAGACAGGCTTCATTACACCATCAAATTACACGACAGAGATCGTAAAATCAGTATCTTCAGGGCTCCAGGATCTGTCGATTTCCAGACCCGTAGAGCGGTTAACTTGGGGGATTCCTGTCCCTGGGGATGATACACAGACCATTTATGTATGGCTGGACGCACTTGTCAATTATTTGACCAAGGCGGGATACCCTTTCCCCCCCGGTCAGGAAGGTGGCCTTGGGTGGCCCGCAGATGTACACGTTGTCGGCAAGGATATCGTTCG CTTCCACTGTGTATACTGGCCAGCGTTCCTCATGGCGCTTGACCTCCCCCTTCCTCGTAATGTCCTTGTTCATGGCCACTGGACGATCAACCATGAGAAAATGTCCAAATCCACCGGAAATGTTGTGAaccccttcttttctttagaCCGTTTCGGGGTTGACACCATGCGCTTCTTCCTTGCCTACCAGGGAGGCTTGGCGGGAGACGCTGACTATGACAACTCCTACATCATCCGTGACTACAAGAAGCTGCTCCAATCGGGCATCGGAAACCTTGTGCTCCGAACAATCGGCTCTTCGAAAGGGAAACTCCATTCTTACATTGTCAGCGGGACATCGGGCGAACTTCCGGCCGCAAATGAGCAAGATTTGCAATTTGAACAACTGCTGAGGGAAACCCCAGTCAAAGTGGGGGAACAAATGGAGAGCCTTAACCCTCGTGCCGCTTTGCAAAACATCATGGTGTTAATCGAGCAG GGCAACAAGTACATCCATCTATCGGAGCCGTGGAAGGATGCTATCAAAGCTCAACGAGTGTTGTTTAATGTCGCCGAATCCCTCCGGATCGCCGGCATTCTCCTACAGCCCTTCATGCCCACAAAGTCTAAAGAGCTTCTAGATGTTCTCCGCGTCGATAGTACCCGTCCCTCCAAACGGGCATTCTCGGCCGCAGTATTTGGGTCCGATGCAGAATATGGAGAAGGCATTAAGAAGACCGTCTTGTTTCCCCCTCTTATCGTGGAGCAATAA
- a CDS encoding putative L-serine dehydratase (l-serine dehydratase), which produces MGSIALEEAQPSFKTPWVQTPLVESASLSRAAGCRIFLKLENVQPSGSFKSRAMGNQILSHLIKPENANRPVHFFASSGGNAGLAAVCAARSLGYPCTVVVPLSTKPLMVQKLRMAGAADVIQHGDTFQAAGEYMREVIMKNKDENECENVAKIALHPFDNEPIWEGNSTLIDELATQLPPPAGEDEEATHRGRPLPVDAIICSVGGGGLLNGLVMGIERHRQLQKMSLSYASNPISHSQSNPIHLLAIETLGTDSLAAAVAKKSLVSLPKITSQATSLGAIRVSERTFQYAISPPQGIAVHSAVLSDADAARGVLRLADDHRTLVELACGVCVEAAVGDAARARPSTSSDALTAGTKKRKREDADYPSHRDEGYGDDGSSATETESEAGSEIQSKLKQLVPDLNSDSRVVIIVCGGSNITIDMAAEYKKLLNEGWGN; this is translated from the coding sequence ATGGGTAGCATCGCCTTAGAGGAAGCCCAACCCTCCTTCAAGACACCATGGGTGCAAACCCCTTTGGTGGAATCTGCCTCCCTTTCTCGTGCTGCAGGATGTAGGATATTCCTGAAGCTGGAGAACGTCCAGCCCAGCGGTTCATTCAAGTCCAGGGCCATGGGCAATCAGATCCTGTCACACCTCATCAAGCCAGAGAACGCCAACCGACCCGTCcacttctttgcctcctcaGGCGGGAACGCAGGCCTAGCCGCTGTCTGCGCAGCCCGCAGTCTGGGATATCCCTGCACAGTGGTCGTACCACTATCAACGAAGCCCCTGATGGTGCAGAAGCTACGGATGGCAGGTGCAGCGGACGTAATCCAGCATGGAGACACGTTCCAAGCAGCCGGCGAGTACATGCGAGAAGTGATcatgaagaacaaggacGAGAACGAGTGTGAAAACGTGGCGAAGATTGCTCTACACCCGTTTGATAACGAGCCCATCTGGGAAGGAAACAGCACTCTCATTGACGAACTGGCCACCCAGCTCCCTCCCCCAGccggtgaagatgaagaggccaCCCATCGTGGCCGCCCGTTACCCGTGGATGCCATCATCTGCAGCGTGGGCGGCGGCGGCCTCCTGAACGGTCTAGTCATGGGCATCGAACGACACCGCCAGCTCCAGAAGATGAGCCTCAGCTATGCTTCCAACCCTATCTCCCACTCCCAGTCGAACCCTATCCACCTCCTCGCCATCGAAACCTTAGGTACCGATTCCCTTGCTGCCGCTGTCGCGAAGAAATCCCTCGTCTCCCTCCCCAAGATCACTTCCCAGGCTACTTCTCTGGGCGCTATCCGTGTCTCCGAACGTACTTTCCAATATGCTATCTCCCCGCCGCAGGGTATTGCTGTACACAGTGCGGTGCTTTCGGACGCAGATGCAGCAAGGGGTGTGCTTCGTCTTGCTGATGATCACCGGACGCTTGTCGAACTTGCATGCGGTGTATGCGTTGAGGCTGCAGTTGGTGACGCGGCGAGAGCTCGGCCATCGACATCCTCCGACGCCCTCACAGCTGGAACTAAGAAGCGCAAGAGAGAAGATGCGGATTACCCTTCCCACCGGGATGAGGGCTACGGCGATGATGGGTCCTCAGCGACCGAAACGGAGTCGGAAGCAGGCAGTGAAATCCAATCCAAGCTCAAGCAGCTTGTGCCTGACCTGAACTCCGATAGTCGAGTGGTGATCATTGTGTGTGG